The sequence TTCTGGGCTATCTTCCTCCAAAAAGTTCTTTGGTAGGAAAAGGTAATCAGAATAATTATAAGTTTTCTCCAAAGGATGAAGGGAAGATTATTAAATGGATAGAAGAAAATTTGACGATTAACTGGTTGACCTTAAGCGATAACTGGAATATTGAAGAAGATAAATTGATAAAGAAATATTTTCCAATGCTTAATATTCAAGGGAATCCTGGGGCATTGCGGGAGGTTGTGGATGCGAGGAATAAGTGTAAAGTGATCGCAAGAGGATAAATAAAGTGGCAGAAAAGCTATAATTCGCGATTCGCGAATCGCGAATTAATAAAAAAGATTATATTTGCTACACTATCAAATAGTTTAATATGAAGCAACATAGTGGAATGCGGCCTCACGATATTGTGATACTCCTTAAAATAGCAGCCAAAGGGAAGCAAAAGTGGTTTATGAAAGACCTTGCTTTTGAATTGGGAATTAGTGGAAGTGAAATTAGTGAGAGTATAAATAGATCTGTTTATGCAGGATTAATTGCCGGAAATAAAAAACGACTTATGAGTTTGGCCTTACTTGATTTTCTAGAACATGGATTACCTTATGTATATCCGCAACAACCAGGAGCAATTAAAAGAGGGTTGCCAACTGCACATTCTGCACCGCCTTTAAACAATATTATGTTAAGCAAAGAAGCTTATATCTGGCCTTATGCGAATGGAAATATACGAGGACAGGAAATCCAACCCTTACATCCTAATGTGCCAGAAGCGTGTTTAAAGGATTCCCTTTTTTATGAGTTAATGTCGCTTTGTGATAGTTTACGTGTAGGGAATTCAAGAGAAAAAAATATCGCGATGCAAGAGCTGAAAGATAGAATATGCTAAAAAATACGCTGCTGAATAGAAAAGTAATTAGTAAAGTTGCCCTTGCTTTAGGCGATTTGAACGACCAAGTAATGTTTGTTGGGGGAGCAGTCGTCAGCCTGTATATAGATGATACCGGAGCCGAAGATATTAGGCCTACTAAGGACGTGGACATAAGCCTGGAAATAAAAAGTATAAATGAACTGGAAGAATTAAGAGTTTCATTAAATAAAAAAGGATTTACACAATCTCATGAAGATAAAGTGATTTGCAGGTTTAGGTTGGAAGATGTTATTGTAGATGTTATGGGTACCAAATCTATTGGTTGGGCACCAGGTGACCGTTGGTTTGAACTAGGTTATCCAAAAGTCTATGAAGTTAAACTTGATAAGATTTCAATTTCTCTATTGCAGTTACCATATTATTTAGCTGCAAAGTTTTCAGCTTTTAATGAAAGAGGAAAAGACCCCAGAACTAGCAAAGATTTTGAAGATATCGTTTACTTACTAAATTATACTTCTAATATTGTTGAACAGATAACGGCTTCGGAACAAGAGGTTAAAAATTTTTTGAAGGAGGAATTTAAAAAAATAGCTTCAGAAGCTAAATATGAGGAGGCAATTCTTGGACACATTTATTACGAAGAACAAGAAGTGCGTTTTAAACAGATAAATGATAAAATAGAAGGTATAATTAATGGGATTTAACGAACTTAATAGCGTAGAACACTACATCATCCACCAACTAAGCGGGAGCAACCTAAATCGTACAGGTGTTTCAGAGCCAAACGCAGCCTATGGCAAGCAATGGGTTTTTAAATCTTCCCAAGAATTACAACGTGGTGTTAATGAAGTGCTGCTGGAAAATGAGTTGAAAGAAGCTTTAATCAGGTTAAATCCTGAGATAACTCAAAACCCAAACTTGGCAGATGAGGTTATTTATAAACTTCGTGCTATTCTACTTTCCGTAAATCAAACTGGTTTGGTACGCGCCAATGAGGAGATTTTTAAATGGATGTCTGGCGATAAAACCATGCCGTTTGGAGAAAACAATCGGCATGTTCCTATTAGGTTAATAGATTTTGAAACTTTAGAAAATAACACTTATATAATTACCAACCAATACCGGATTCACAATAGAGAAACCAAGATTCCAGATATTGTAATGCTTATAAACGGTATTCCCGTTGTAATAGGAGAGGCCAAAACGCCTATTCGTCTATCGGTGAGTTGGTTGGATGGAGCACACGAAATTCACGAAGTATATGAAAATGCGGTGCCACAGTTATTTGTACCAAACATTCTCTCCTTTGCCACCGAAGGGAAGGAACTTTATTATGGAGGCGTTCGAACTCCTCTAGAGTTTTGGGCTCCGTGGCGCTTGGAATCGGATAAAATGGATTTGGCGCAACAATTAGGGTTAGAAGGAATCGGCAAACAGCTTTCAGATTTAATGAGTCCTAAAAGACTCTTGGATATACTGCAAAATTTTTCTCTTTTCTCCACGAATAACAAGAAACAACGAATCAAGATTATCTGTCGTTTCCAACAATATGAAGGCGCGAATATGATTGTGGAACGCGTAAAGGAAGGAAAGATTAAGAAAGGATTGTTATGGCATTTTCAAGGTTCGGGTAAGTCTTTGCTTATGGTATTCGCTGCACAAAAATTACGGAGAGAACCCTCGCTTAAAAGTCCTACTGTGATAATCTTGGTAGACCGCACCGATCTAGACACTCAAATTTCTGGTACTTTTAATGCCGCTGACGTGCCTAATGTAGAAACCACCGATAACATTAAAGATCTTCAGAGACTACTGGAAAGAGATACCCGAAAAATAATTATTTCAATGATTTTCAAGTTCCGAGACGCAAAACCAAATATGAACACTAGGGAAAATATTATCGTCTTGGTGGATGAGGCCCACAGAACGCAAGAAGGCGATTTGGGAAGACAAATGCGTGCAGCCTTACCTAATGCTTTCTTATTTGGTTTAACAGGAACCCCAGTTAACAAAGCCGATAAAAATACGTTCTGGGCTTTTGGTGCGGAGGAAGATAAGGGAGGCTATATGTCTCGCTATACTTTTCAAGAGTCTATTAGAGATAACGCAACCCTGCCTTTGCATTTTGAACCGAGGATGGTGGATGTTCATGTTGATAAGGAAACAATTGACGAAGCCTTCAAGCTCTTTGTAGAAAGTGCAGCTCTTACAGATGAGGAGGCAGATGCTTTGAATAAAAAAGCAGCCCGTATGGCGGCATTCTTAAAAGCCCCCGAACGTGTAGACCGCATTGCAAAGGATATAGCCACTCACTTTAAGGAAAAAGTTGCACCACAAGGATTTAAAGCCATGGTTGTAACACCAGACAGGTATGCCTGTGTCCTATATAAGGAAGAACTTGATAAATATTTTATTCCCGAGGCGAGTCGAGTAGTTATTTCAACCTCTGCCAATGACCCTTTTGAATTTAAACAGAAGTGGGGAATAGATAAAAGTCAGCAGGAAAAAATAATTGATGAGTTTAATGATCCGCAATCAGATTTAAAATTCTTGATTGTGACCGCAAAACTACTTACAGGTTTTGATGCACCTATCTTGCAAACAATGTATCTTGATAAGTCTATAAAAGATCATACTCTTTTACAAGCTATCTGTAGAACCAATAGACTATTTCCAAACAAAACTTTTGGGCGTATTGTGGATTATTTTGGAGTTTTTGATGATGCTGCGAAGGCTTTGCAGTTTGATGAAGAATCAGTGCAAAATATAATAACCAATCTATCATCGTTACGCGAAAAACTTCCTCAAGCAATGGAAGATGCCCTGGCACATTTTGAAGGAGTGGACCGAACTCTTATTGGTTTTGAAGGACTTGAAAAAGCTCAAAATGCTATTAAGGATGACAAAAAGAAAGATGAGTTTGCGAGAGATTATAAATATCTATCTCGTTTATGGGAATCTTTATCTCCTGATCGAGTACTCGATGTCTATCAAGAAGACTATAAATGGGTGTCGCAAGTCTTTGAATCAGTCAGGCCTCCAGGAGATAATTTGGGTAAATTATTATGGATTACATTAGGTGCGCAGACAACAAAACTTATGCACGAAGGAATGCAAGTAGGAGAGGTGCATGCGCTGGAGGAATATAGATTGGATGCAGATGTAATTGAAAGTATTTTTAATAATCCAGATCCCTCAAATGCTAAGAAACTCGAAAAGATTCTAGCAAAGCGATTTAAAAAGCATGATGGCAATCCTAAATTTAAATCCCTCAGTGAGCGTTTAGAGGCTCTAAGAGACCAGGCGGAACAAGGCCTGATTACTTCCATCGAATTTATAAAAGAATTGTGTAAGCTAGCTAAGGAAACAGTTCAGGCAGAAAAGGAACTGGAAGAACTGATCCAAGAGAAGACACCGCAGGCCGCTTTAACTGAGCTATTTATTGAACTAAAAACTAAACAAACTCCCGCTGTTGTGGAACGAATAGTAAATGATATAGATGGAATAGTAAGGATGGTACGCTTTCCCGGCTGGCAAACTACAAGTTCTGGAGAGCGAGAAGTTCAACAGTCGCTTAGAAAGGCACTTTTAAAATATAAGCTTCATAAAGACCAAGTACTTTTTGAGCGGGCTTATGGGTATATTAAGGAGTATTATTAAACCGCCA comes from Aequorivita sublithincola DSM 14238 and encodes:
- a CDS encoding nucleotidyl transferase AbiEii/AbiGii toxin family protein — translated: MLKNTLLNRKVISKVALALGDLNDQVMFVGGAVVSLYIDDTGAEDIRPTKDVDISLEIKSINELEELRVSLNKKGFTQSHEDKVICRFRLEDVIVDVMGTKSIGWAPGDRWFELGYPKVYEVKLDKISISLLQLPYYLAAKFSAFNERGKDPRTSKDFEDIVYLLNYTSNIVEQITASEQEVKNFLKEEFKKIASEAKYEEAILGHIYYEEQEVRFKQINDKIEGIINGI
- a CDS encoding type I restriction endonuclease subunit R yields the protein MGFNELNSVEHYIIHQLSGSNLNRTGVSEPNAAYGKQWVFKSSQELQRGVNEVLLENELKEALIRLNPEITQNPNLADEVIYKLRAILLSVNQTGLVRANEEIFKWMSGDKTMPFGENNRHVPIRLIDFETLENNTYIITNQYRIHNRETKIPDIVMLINGIPVVIGEAKTPIRLSVSWLDGAHEIHEVYENAVPQLFVPNILSFATEGKELYYGGVRTPLEFWAPWRLESDKMDLAQQLGLEGIGKQLSDLMSPKRLLDILQNFSLFSTNNKKQRIKIICRFQQYEGANMIVERVKEGKIKKGLLWHFQGSGKSLLMVFAAQKLRREPSLKSPTVIILVDRTDLDTQISGTFNAADVPNVETTDNIKDLQRLLERDTRKIIISMIFKFRDAKPNMNTRENIIVLVDEAHRTQEGDLGRQMRAALPNAFLFGLTGTPVNKADKNTFWAFGAEEDKGGYMSRYTFQESIRDNATLPLHFEPRMVDVHVDKETIDEAFKLFVESAALTDEEADALNKKAARMAAFLKAPERVDRIAKDIATHFKEKVAPQGFKAMVVTPDRYACVLYKEELDKYFIPEASRVVISTSANDPFEFKQKWGIDKSQQEKIIDEFNDPQSDLKFLIVTAKLLTGFDAPILQTMYLDKSIKDHTLLQAICRTNRLFPNKTFGRIVDYFGVFDDAAKALQFDEESVQNIITNLSSLREKLPQAMEDALAHFEGVDRTLIGFEGLEKAQNAIKDDKKKDEFARDYKYLSRLWESLSPDRVLDVYQEDYKWVSQVFESVRPPGDNLGKLLWITLGAQTTKLMHEGMQVGEVHALEEYRLDADVIESIFNNPDPSNAKKLEKILAKRFKKHDGNPKFKSLSERLEALRDQAEQGLITSIEFIKELCKLAKETVQAEKELEELIQEKTPQAALTELFIELKTKQTPAVVERIVNDIDGIVRMVRFPGWQTTSSGEREVQQSLRKALLKYKLHKDQVLFERAYGYIKEYY